A window of Tripterygium wilfordii isolate XIE 37 chromosome 7, ASM1340144v1, whole genome shotgun sequence contains these coding sequences:
- the LOC120001487 gene encoding pollen-specific leucine-rich repeat extensin-like protein 3, with protein sequence MAIPPNALGCFLFFSFIFSIFSTFSLALTDAEASYIARRQLLTFRENGDLPDDVEYEVQITETFANQRLKRAYIALQAWKKAMYSDPFNTTSNWVGANVCAYNGVFCDPALDDPKLNVVAGVDLNHADIAGYLPVELGLMTDVALFHINTNRFCGIIPKSMSRLTLMHEFDVSNNRFVGSFPTMTLSWPDLKYLDVRFNDFEGELPPEVFKKQLDALFLNNNRFTSTIPDAIGESTVTVVTFAHNNFTGCIPRSIGKMANLNEIIFMGNELGGCFPYEIGLLENATVFDASSNLFVGSLPDSFSGLKNVDLLDISNNKLTGVVPETICKLPGLSNFTFSYNYFTAESCVQTSRKDIVLDDTSNCLADRPKQKLKEACFPVVSRPVDCSKDKCAGGSTPKPQPTPSPAAIHKPSTPAIPKSKPQPTPSPPKPSSPPPSVPVVEKPDSPTVPKPSSPPPSPSPKPVAPAPPLDDHDRSPVLAPPLPDKHDRSPVDHPPPPQQTIEVPSLEPTPKPSLKPKPMKSPPTPIHSPLPPPEHSPPPPVQSPPPPMHSPPPPVNSPPPPVPMQSPPPPIKSPPPSMKSPPPLVHSPPPPVQSPPPPIHSPPPPVHSPPPPVHSPPPPVPSPSPPPPPPIHSPPPPVHSPPPPVLSPPPPSPPIHSPPPPVRSPPPAVPSPSPPPPIHSPPPPIRSSPPPPPVPSPSPSPPPPPPMFSPPPPTPVSSPPPPPTLSPPPPPTFEDIILPPNLGFQYSSPPPPMVPGY encoded by the coding sequence ATGGCTATCCCTCCCAACGCCTTGGgctgctttcttttcttctcgtTCATCTTCTCTATATTCTCTACCTTCTCTTTGGCATTGACCGATGCTGAAGCGTCCTACATTGCTCGTCGTCAGCTCTTGACGTTCCGTGAAAACGGTGACCTTCCTGATGATGTCGAATACGAAGTTCAAATCACTGAAACTTTTGCCAACCAGAGGCTGAAGAGAGCATACATTGCTCTCCAGGCATGGAAGAAGGCTATGTATTCCGACCCCTTCAACACAACCAGCAATTGGGTTGGCGCCAACGTGTGTGCCTACAACGGTGTCTTCTGCGACCCAGCGCTTGACGACCCAAAGTTGAACGTTGTTGCTGGTGTTGATTTGAACCATGCTGACATTGCAGGGTACCTCCCTGTTGAGTTGGGGCTCATGACTGATGTTGCATTGTTCCACATTAATACTAACAGGTTTTGTGGAATAATCCCCAAGAGCATGTCCAGGCTTACCCTCATGCATGAGTTTGATGTTAGCAACAACCGTTTCGTCGGTTCCTTTCCAACAATGACTCTATCTTGGCCAGACCTCAAGTATCTTGATGTTAGATTCAATGATTTCGAAGGTGAGTTGCCGCCGGAAGTCTTTAAGAAGCAACTGGATGCATTGTTCTTGAACAACAATAGGTTCACATCCACCATCCCTGATGCAATTGGTGAATCCACGGTTACTGTGGTGACATTTGCTCATAACAATTTCACCGGTTGCATCCCACGCAGCATTGGCAAGATGGCTAACCTAAATGAGATCATCTTTATGGGCAATGAGCTTGGTGGTTGCTTCCCGTATGAAATTGGGTTGCTTGAGAACGCAACAGTCTTTGATGCCAGCTCGAACTTGTTCGTTGGTTCTTTACCAGACAGTTTTTCTGGGTTGAAGAACGTTGATCTCTTGGATATTTCTAATAACAAGCTGACAGGAGTTGTACCAGAGACAATTTGCAAGCTTCCAGGCTTGTCAAATTTCACATTCTCATACAACTATTTCACCGCTGAATCATGTGTACAAACATCGAGGAAAGACATTGTGTTGGATGATACGAGCAATTGCTTGGCTGATAGGCCTAAGCAGAAGTTGAAGGAGGCATGCTTCCCTGTCGTTAGTCGACCAGTGGATTGCAGCAAGGACAAGTGTGCTGGAGGATCTACGCCAAAGCCACAACCAACACCTTCCCCTGCTGCAATTCATAAGCCATCGACcccagcaattccaaagtcaaAGCCACAACCCACACCCTCTCCTCCAAaaccatcatcaccaccaccatcagTCCCAGTTGTGGAGAAGCCAGATTCTCCAACTGTACCAAaaccatcatcaccaccaccatctcCTTCTCCTAAACCAGTAGCACCAGCCCCACCACTTGATGATCATGATCGATCGCCAGTACTAGCACCACCATTACCAGATAAACATGATCGATCCCCTGTAGAtcacccaccaccaccacaacaaaCGATCGAGGTCCCATCTCTAGAGCCCACACCAAAACCATCTCTGAAACCTAAGCCGATGAAATCTCCACCAACCCCTATCCACTCCCCACTACCACCACCTGAACACTCACCACCCCCACCAGTCCAGTCTCCTCCACCTCCTATGCACTCACCACCCCCACCAGTCAACTCTCCACCACCGCCGGTGCCAATGcagtcaccaccaccaccaatcaaATCTCCACCACCGTCGATGAAGTCACCACCACCATTGGTCCACTCTCCTCCACCGCCGGTGCAGTCACCACCCCCACCAATCCATTCTCCACCCCCACCGGTTCACTCTCCACCTCCACCGGTTCACTCCCCACCTCCACCAGTGCCCTCTCCttcaccgccaccaccaccaccaatccATTCTCCACCCCCACCAGTTCACTCCCCACCTCCACCAGTGCtctctccaccaccaccatcaccaccgaTCCATTCTCCACCCCCACCGGTTCGCTCCCCACCTCCAGCAGTGCCTTCtccttcaccaccaccaccaatccATTCTCCACCCCCACCAATTCGC
- the LOC120002394 gene encoding CCG-binding protein 1-like, whose product MIQSAFRSSSSPTLLKEIQCKRRIPPTPPSPPMTTTTRRRFSLTCSFSGNGSYIPKLEPFSRSKLERVLKEPPLIEKCENDLSDYCSTLEGDNSYSCCKAYFELKDLEEEAPKEDVERLILQTGGIKSLIGCLHGISSMQKGKENGFGLAKTLIADKGKERHCPIPDGLPKTLEELAEEESARMPDSPYTRLLRSKGSFPAWYSPAPDHETD is encoded by the exons ATGATTCAGTCAGCCTttagatcttcttcttctcctactCTCCTTAAGGAAATCCAATGCAAGAGAAGAATCCCACCAACGCCTCCTTCTCCACCAATGActacaacaacaagaagaagattTTCATTAACTTGTTCTTTTTCTGGAAACGGCTCCTACATACCAAAGCTTGAGCCTTTTAGCCGAAGTAAGCTAGAGAGAGTCCTTAAGGAGCCTCCTTTGATTGAAAAGTGCGAGAATGACCTCTcag ATTATTGTTCAACACTTGAGGGAGATAATTCCTACAGCTGCTGTAAAGCCTACTTCGAACTCAAAGATCTCGAA GAGGAGGCACCAAAAGAAGATGTGGAGAGGCTAATTCTTCAAACCGGCGGCATCAAGTCGTTAATCGGATGCTTACATGGAATTTCCTCAATGCAGAAAGGAAAAGAGAATGGATTCGGCCTGGCAAAGACACTGATTGCTGATAAAGGAAAGGAGAGACACTGTCCAATACCAGACGGACTGCCAAAAACACTTGAAGAGCTTGCTGAAGAAGAGAGTGCTCGAATGCCGGATTCTCCTTACACCAGATTGCTTAGAAGTAAAGGAAGCTTCCCTGCTTGGTATTCCCCTGCACCGGACCATGAAACTGATTGA